A part of Halobacterium jilantaiense genomic DNA contains:
- a CDS encoding helicase-related protein: MYEPGDRVRINDQPAEVIRTDSVGDIEYLRAYIEGVGAKTVSVADVEITPIGSQLDDLTENFEQFHPAHEAVDAERFDLRMEALNLTIAHEQGQLLSISNSLVRLEPYQLACVNEVMESLRQRALIADDVGLGKTIEAGLILKELHARNRADSVLFVVPAHLQKKWVRDMDRFFDIDLTVADRAWVEGERRQLGDAANIWDQDDVQLITSMAFLRQEEFQPPLEEAFWDVVVIDEAHKAAQRGDSPSVTSQMAERVAHNSESLLLLSATPHDGKGQGFRSLISYLDPLLVAEDQELSRETVEQMMIRRGKQTIYDDNGERIFPNRDVRTMTVSMTPAEEQLYEGVTTYVQEVYNRSEQLNEPAVGFAMALMQKRLVSSVGAIRETLRRRLQGLLDEGGANQELSEDAEAYLDGEDLEENDREAAEQELETLTVVKGDDALQTEIKMLQDLVSQAESIPVDTKAQQVKRYIQQLLEENPNEKLLLFTEYRDTLDYLLEEVSDQPWAEEILVIHGDVDKDDRQQIEDQFNHGEPRLLFATDAASEGIDLQHSCHIMVNYELPWNPNRLEQRIGRIHRYGQEKEVKVWNFQFEGTREGEIFELLQDKVENIRSQVGSTADVLGMLDDINIDDLIMRSLQNEEPPEATAAELEELMEEREQTLLEWYDRSLIDPSTFDAESRERIQDIMDESADVFGTEADIRAFVERGLEAFGGRLEKRGNQLYDVFLPASLSETGAETQRGPVTFSREFAMDHQGIEYLSPDDSVVLGLRERLSAGEDGVVGLKLLPFIEN; encoded by the coding sequence ATGTACGAGCCAGGAGACCGCGTTCGGATCAACGACCAACCGGCCGAAGTAATCCGCACCGACAGCGTCGGCGATATCGAATATCTCCGGGCCTACATCGAGGGTGTCGGCGCCAAGACGGTCTCCGTCGCCGACGTCGAGATCACGCCGATCGGGAGCCAACTGGACGACCTCACAGAAAACTTTGAGCAGTTCCACCCAGCTCATGAAGCCGTCGACGCCGAGCGCTTCGACCTCCGGATGGAAGCACTCAATCTAACAATCGCCCACGAACAAGGCCAACTGCTCTCGATTTCGAACTCGCTGGTCCGACTGGAGCCGTACCAACTTGCCTGTGTCAACGAAGTCATGGAGTCGCTTCGACAGCGGGCGCTCATCGCTGATGACGTCGGGCTGGGCAAGACCATTGAGGCAGGACTCATCCTGAAAGAGCTCCATGCACGGAATCGTGCCGACAGCGTGCTGTTCGTCGTTCCGGCCCATCTCCAGAAGAAGTGGGTCCGGGACATGGACCGGTTTTTCGACATCGACCTGACCGTCGCCGACCGAGCGTGGGTCGAGGGCGAACGCCGACAGTTGGGCGACGCGGCCAACATCTGGGACCAGGACGACGTCCAGCTGATCACGAGCATGGCGTTCCTCCGGCAGGAGGAGTTTCAACCCCCCTTAGAGGAGGCCTTCTGGGACGTCGTCGTCATCGACGAGGCCCACAAGGCCGCCCAGCGTGGGGACAGTCCCTCCGTCACCTCACAGATGGCCGAACGCGTGGCACATAATTCCGAATCACTGTTGCTGCTAAGTGCGACGCCCCATGACGGGAAAGGGCAGGGGTTCCGGTCGCTGATTAGCTATCTCGACCCACTCCTCGTCGCCGAGGACCAGGAGTTGAGTCGGGAGACCGTCGAGCAGATGATGATTCGTCGAGGTAAGCAGACCATCTACGACGACAACGGCGAGCGGATCTTCCCCAACCGAGACGTCCGGACGATGACGGTGTCGATGACGCCCGCTGAGGAGCAACTGTACGAGGGCGTGACGACGTATGTTCAAGAGGTGTACAACCGCTCGGAGCAACTCAACGAGCCCGCTGTGGGCTTTGCGATGGCACTGATGCAGAAGCGCCTCGTCTCCAGCGTGGGTGCGATTCGGGAAACGCTGCGTCGACGCCTGCAGGGGTTGTTGGATGAAGGCGGCGCCAATCAGGAGCTATCCGAGGATGCAGAAGCGTATCTCGACGGCGAGGACTTAGAGGAGAACGATCGGGAGGCCGCCGAGCAGGAACTGGAGACCCTGACAGTGGTGAAGGGCGATGACGCCCTGCAGACAGAAATCAAGATGCTCCAGGACCTGGTGAGTCAGGCTGAATCGATTCCGGTCGACACGAAAGCTCAGCAGGTCAAGCGCTACATCCAGCAATTGCTGGAAGAAAACCCTAACGAGAAGCTGTTACTGTTTACAGAATACCGAGATACCCTCGATTACCTGTTGGAGGAGGTATCAGACCAGCCCTGGGCGGAGGAGATTCTGGTGATCCACGGCGACGTCGATAAGGACGACCGACAGCAGATCGAGGATCAGTTCAACCACGGCGAGCCTCGGCTTTTGTTTGCGACTGATGCAGCCAGCGAGGGGATCGACCTCCAGCACAGCTGCCATATCATGGTGAATTACGAGCTCCCCTGGAACCCCAACCGCCTGGAACAGCGGATCGGCCGAATCCACCGCTATGGACAGGAGAAGGAGGTCAAGGTCTGGAACTTCCAGTTCGAGGGGACACGAGAGGGTGAGATTTTCGAGTTGTTGCAGGACAAGGTCGAGAATATTCGCTCCCAGGTTGGGTCGACCGCAGACGTGCTGGGGATGCTTGACGACATCAACATCGACGACCTGATCATGCGGTCGCTCCAGAACGAGGAGCCCCCCGAAGCGACCGCGGCGGAGTTAGAGGAGCTCATGGAAGAGCGTGAGCAGACTCTGCTTGAGTGGTACGACCGTAGCCTGATCGATCCAAGCACGTTCGACGCTGAGAGTCGCGAGCGGATTCAGGATATAATGGATGAATCGGCCGACGTGTTTGGGACGGAAGCCGATATCCGGGCCTTTGTCGAGCGGGGGTTGGAAGCTTTCGGTGGGCGCCTTGAGAAGCGTGGTAACCAGCTGTATGATGTCTTCCTGCCAGCGTCGCTCTCAGAGACTGGTGCCGAAACCCAGCGTGGACCCGTAACCTTCTCCCGGGAATTCGCGATGGATCATCAGGGAATCGAGTATCTCTCCCCCGACGATTCGGTCGTGTTGGGACTGCGCGAACGATTGTCGGCCGGTGAGGACGGAGTTGTCGGGTTGAAGCTCTTGCCATTCATTGAGAACC
- a CDS encoding BrxA family protein gives MPDGRPSGNFEFGSLNGHFSPDETHIGLVAASLDLEQTRAIVELYNECGDWETTNDEWLEQRKAGRLTVEGSRRAYNAIKPRLQEAGGGLPPLSQLPAVLDACRKERDQHQVLFCYLVAEDAVVRYVLHEYIQQLQRKSVSSLDFSNEQIIAFLDQFRHTDGSPLDFSDSTKDRWGTNFRSALRSIGVIQSKQGTDGDVPNIGDVPLETAAYWSWQQLDDEWLQNPLGWRYLFQPQPFWSPQSDRLTKSTRWSTHESHGRLWYEPVEDFYAKFGTTA, from the coding sequence ATGCCAGACGGCCGGCCATCGGGGAATTTCGAGTTCGGCTCCCTGAACGGCCATTTCAGTCCGGACGAGACACATATCGGGCTCGTCGCAGCGAGCCTGGATTTGGAACAGACACGGGCCATCGTCGAACTGTATAACGAATGTGGAGATTGGGAGACGACCAACGACGAGTGGCTCGAACAACGAAAGGCGGGCCGGCTGACCGTCGAAGGCTCCCGACGCGCCTACAACGCGATCAAACCACGACTGCAGGAAGCCGGCGGGGGACTCCCACCGCTCAGTCAGCTCCCGGCGGTGCTGGATGCATGCCGGAAAGAACGGGACCAACACCAAGTCTTGTTCTGTTACCTCGTCGCCGAGGACGCCGTGGTCCGCTATGTCCTGCATGAGTACATCCAGCAACTCCAGCGAAAGAGCGTTAGCAGCCTTGATTTCTCCAACGAGCAGATTATCGCGTTTCTGGACCAGTTCCGCCATACAGACGGCTCGCCGCTGGATTTCTCCGACTCGACGAAAGACCGGTGGGGGACGAACTTCCGGAGCGCCCTGCGTTCAATCGGTGTGATCCAATCCAAACAGGGAACCGACGGCGACGTCCCCAACATCGGCGACGTCCCCCTTGAGACAGCGGCTTACTGGTCGTGGCAACAGTTGGACGATGAGTGGTTACAGAACCCGCTGGGATGGCGGTATCTCTTCCAACCACAACCGTTCTGGAGCCCCCAAAGCGACCGGCTCACCAAATCAACTCGGTGGAGCACCCATGAGTCCCATGGGCGTCTCTGGTACGAGCCGGTCGAGGACTTCTACGCGAAATTCGGGACAACAGCATGA
- the pglX gene encoding BREX-5 system adenine-specific DNA-methyltransferase PglX, which translates to MSGSDSSSRKAQLDKAEREHLEDVVEELRALVEREVEYELEQQYDLSEREGGEGLSDEEQAVREDLVDAVEQENPGDKSWEWAYEQYLSGVGYTFVNRLAALRCLEVRGFIDQPVTQIGESGMTPAAEQVVANRFDLGPDEAVITAYEQACERFDDEIEILFDTNSPYSVLDVDAGLFEDAVEQLDEIPAEVWRADDVLGWVYEYYNRPVVESLDAKNSLDPEDVGPANQFYTPHWVVRMLTDNSLGKLYLESTGQEDAIPEPESLSPEQRKERLVTPEDSPSVPELCTYLIPDEEAGEAPEFDHPRELRVIDPACGSGHFLLYAFDILERIWWEETDLDRAEIPAKVLEHNLYGVDIDLRSCQLSAFNLYLKARTRAEEEDGNFEMPNVGIVCADARVAEIDEGAAVLDKITGEGSELREALNNIIATFRQTEALGSLLDVSGTLEEVFDSTKTQSELGDFQQGDHQSLNSFLKALRRAVEERTSDSFGEQNLRSFLNLLVVLTQEYDTALMNPPYGSGGRMPDAVQEYVEENYEYTTEYYINFFEVCDRLAKADGRTGMLVPWSFMFNKSFQDFREDFVGERGAFDFFSEFGYDILDNATVGTVGTVVRSEAESGQSGTFIRLPDVEKAEKEGKFLTTSFNTLASDVQRLYNRSLSEFDKVPGTPLSYWVPKDLRELYQSETVLDADNAGIDGRETLGDIKQGIATADDSRFVHQFWEDNSSDWVPFAKGGADAWLLPRTKNTLLWGEDGTEVSRYPKSYPRNTQYYFNESLTYTVAKRSGRRFGYLPDSSVFGHKGSVLVPDRAIWNALSYTNSHLFTYLMLTQTSERMWEVGFVSKVPWREELEELDELSTLSREAVGHLISKRQYDFVSPHYNGPLLLDALGVDDPLGSYDHPHRELREDLELDEPAEKASPSESLRQTGTAAAKHLERVEKNLQICANSIDEAVFDCFGITDEQRETVLQEIALRTIENPRTQEEYDPDSITEPSDDFPEQVKDLLLHFTLRAVQESDDGIIPTSSIEGKEDLLAHIEAEFARVWGEHAEDRLAEVDDILGSQSAAEEAYPNLRTWLEEDLFDYHVKKFDRTPILWRFTTERLVSDVESQGFGCLIDYHQLDAGVFDRLQNNYLDPRKDTLRDRRRAANRRRNNDSLSTTEQSEAAQEYARYDNELTQIQEFEDAMADLAQPSPREFSEDNQETAAEAAERVTEFRERTEQRLDVVDELAEMEDVDLGELFTGNFYEKVNEQREEWIDALVDLETAFEAYAADTSEPVEAHLYDLFNYFADDLLGSSHFASNGILYMTYYFDKLENADQTSLDGAGVSERERLISQLASDVDEYIGLGENIAHSCGAISSEISDEWADRALSEITTAGYRPNHKHGVAINITPLADQNIVPRTVEDDVL; encoded by the coding sequence GTGTCTGGGTCCGATTCATCTTCCCGGAAAGCTCAACTCGACAAGGCAGAACGTGAACATCTCGAGGACGTTGTCGAGGAATTACGCGCGTTGGTCGAGCGTGAGGTAGAATACGAACTCGAACAGCAGTACGATCTGTCTGAGCGAGAGGGTGGTGAGGGGCTTTCCGATGAGGAGCAAGCAGTGCGTGAGGATTTGGTTGATGCTGTGGAGCAGGAGAATCCCGGCGACAAATCCTGGGAGTGGGCCTACGAGCAGTATCTAAGTGGCGTTGGCTATACGTTCGTCAATCGGCTCGCGGCGCTACGCTGTCTGGAGGTTCGTGGCTTCATCGACCAGCCTGTGACCCAGATCGGGGAGTCAGGAATGACGCCCGCGGCCGAGCAGGTGGTTGCCAATCGATTTGATTTGGGACCCGATGAGGCGGTTATTACGGCGTATGAGCAAGCATGTGAGCGGTTTGATGACGAGATCGAGATTCTCTTCGATACGAACTCACCCTATTCGGTGTTGGATGTCGACGCCGGGTTGTTCGAGGATGCAGTCGAGCAGTTAGACGAGATTCCCGCGGAAGTGTGGCGCGCTGATGACGTGCTGGGCTGGGTGTATGAATACTACAACCGCCCGGTTGTCGAATCGCTCGACGCCAAGAACTCGCTTGATCCAGAGGACGTCGGGCCGGCGAACCAGTTCTACACGCCCCACTGGGTCGTTCGGATGCTGACCGACAATTCGCTGGGCAAGCTCTATCTCGAATCGACTGGGCAAGAGGACGCGATTCCCGAGCCGGAATCGTTGTCGCCCGAGCAGCGCAAAGAGCGGTTAGTGACCCCTGAGGACTCTCCGAGCGTTCCGGAGCTCTGTACGTACCTCATTCCCGATGAGGAGGCCGGAGAGGCTCCGGAGTTTGATCACCCACGGGAACTGCGTGTCATCGACCCTGCCTGTGGCAGCGGGCATTTCCTCCTCTATGCCTTCGACATTCTCGAGCGGATTTGGTGGGAAGAGACGGATCTGGATCGTGCGGAGATTCCGGCGAAGGTGCTAGAGCATAATCTGTATGGCGTGGACATCGATCTACGGTCCTGCCAGCTCTCAGCGTTCAACCTTTATCTAAAGGCCCGAACGCGAGCTGAGGAAGAGGACGGCAACTTCGAAATGCCTAACGTCGGGATTGTCTGTGCTGATGCTCGGGTTGCAGAGATCGACGAGGGGGCAGCGGTGCTCGACAAGATAACCGGCGAGGGAAGTGAGCTGCGTGAGGCACTGAACAACATTATCGCGACGTTCCGCCAAACGGAAGCACTGGGTAGTCTGCTCGACGTGAGTGGGACGCTTGAGGAAGTGTTCGATTCGACGAAGACGCAGAGTGAGCTGGGCGACTTCCAGCAGGGCGATCACCAGTCACTCAATTCGTTCCTCAAAGCGCTTCGACGGGCCGTAGAGGAGCGGACCAGTGATTCCTTCGGCGAGCAGAACCTACGGAGTTTCTTGAATCTGCTTGTTGTGTTGACCCAGGAGTACGATACGGCATTGATGAACCCGCCGTATGGGTCGGGAGGGCGTATGCCCGACGCCGTTCAGGAGTATGTTGAGGAGAACTACGAGTATACGACGGAATACTACATAAACTTCTTCGAGGTCTGCGATAGGCTTGCAAAAGCGGACGGCCGAACCGGGATGCTGGTCCCCTGGTCGTTCATGTTCAATAAGTCCTTCCAAGACTTCCGAGAGGATTTCGTTGGTGAGCGGGGAGCCTTCGACTTCTTTTCCGAATTCGGTTACGATATCCTGGATAATGCAACAGTCGGAACGGTCGGGACTGTAGTTCGGTCTGAAGCAGAAAGTGGTCAGTCTGGAACATTCATTCGTCTTCCGGACGTGGAAAAGGCTGAGAAAGAGGGGAAGTTCCTCACCACCTCTTTCAACACTCTGGCAAGTGATGTCCAGAGGCTGTATAACCGATCCCTGTCCGAGTTCGACAAGGTACCAGGTACTCCACTCTCTTACTGGGTTCCAAAAGACCTGAGAGAACTATATCAATCAGAGACTGTCTTGGATGCGGATAATGCTGGTATCGATGGACGCGAAACGCTTGGCGATATTAAGCAGGGAATTGCAACCGCAGATGACTCCCGTTTCGTGCACCAATTCTGGGAAGACAATTCATCTGACTGGGTCCCCTTTGCGAAAGGTGGTGCAGACGCGTGGCTTCTGCCTCGGACGAAGAATACCCTTCTCTGGGGAGAAGACGGAACTGAAGTCTCTAGATATCCCAAATCCTACCCACGTAACACACAGTATTACTTTAACGAATCTCTCACATACACGGTTGCTAAGCGTAGTGGTCGTCGTTTTGGCTATCTACCAGACTCCTCTGTATTTGGTCACAAGGGTTCAGTATTAGTCCCCGACCGAGCAATCTGGAACGCGCTCTCATATACGAATAGCCACCTCTTCACCTACCTCATGCTCACACAGACCTCCGAACGAATGTGGGAGGTAGGGTTCGTCTCAAAGGTCCCTTGGCGCGAGGAACTGGAAGAACTCGACGAACTCAGTACTCTTTCTCGCGAGGCAGTAGGTCATCTGATTTCCAAACGGCAGTACGACTTCGTCTCACCGCACTACAACGGCCCCCTCTTACTAGACGCACTCGGCGTTGACGATCCACTGGGGAGCTACGATCACCCGCACCGTGAACTACGTGAGGACCTTGAGCTGGATGAACCGGCTGAGAAAGCTTCTCCGTCTGAGTCACTTCGTCAAACCGGAACTGCTGCTGCAAAGCACCTCGAACGGGTCGAAAAGAACCTCCAGATCTGTGCAAACAGCATAGATGAGGCAGTCTTCGACTGCTTCGGCATTACTGACGAACAGCGTGAAACGGTTCTTCAGGAGATTGCCTTACGAACCATTGAGAATCCACGTACGCAGGAGGAGTACGACCCTGACTCGATCACCGAACCCTCTGATGACTTCCCTGAACAAGTCAAGGATCTGCTGCTGCACTTCACTCTTCGCGCAGTCCAGGAATCCGACGATGGCATAATTCCCACCTCCTCGATCGAAGGAAAAGAAGACCTTCTTGCCCACATTGAGGCAGAGTTTGCGCGAGTTTGGGGCGAACATGCTGAGGACCGACTTGCCGAAGTAGACGATATCCTCGGAAGTCAGAGCGCCGCTGAAGAAGCCTACCCCAATCTTCGGACGTGGCTCGAAGAGGATCTCTTCGACTATCATGTCAAGAAGTTCGATAGAACTCCGATCCTGTGGCGCTTCACCACCGAGCGGCTCGTCTCTGACGTCGAGAGTCAAGGGTTCGGCTGCCTGATTGACTATCACCAGCTGGATGCAGGAGTATTCGACCGGTTGCAGAACAACTACCTCGATCCACGGAAAGATACGCTCCGTGATCGCCGCCGGGCCGCAAACCGCCGGCGGAATAATGACTCGCTCTCCACCACAGAACAGTCGGAAGCAGCACAAGAGTACGCTCGCTACGACAACGAGCTCACCCAAATCCAGGAGTTCGAGGACGCCATGGCTGACCTCGCACAGCCTTCGCCCCGTGAGTTCTCTGAGGACAACCAGGAGACGGCCGCCGAGGCCGCCGAGCGTGTCACCGAGTTCCGAGAGCGAACCGAACAGCGGCTCGACGTCGTCGATGAGCTCGCGGAAATGGAGGATGTCGACTTAGGCGAGTTATTCACGGGGAACTTCTACGAGAAGGTCAACGAGCAACGCGAGGAGTGGATCGACGCGCTCGTGGACCTCGAAACGGCGTTCGAGGCCTACGCAGCGGACACAAGCGAGCCTGTCGAGGCTCATTTGTACGACCTGTTCAACTACTTCGCTGACGATCTGCTCGGCAGCTCGCACTTCGCGAGCAACGGGATCCTCTACATGACGTACTACTTCGACAAGCTCGAGAATGCCGACCAGACCAGCCTCGACGGTGCGGGCGTCTCCGAAAGAGAGCGGCTCATCTCCCAGCTGGCGAGCGATGTCGACGAATACATTGGTCTCGGGGAGAACATCGCTCACTCCTGTGGCGCAATCTCCAGCGAGATCTCCGATGAGTGGGCCGACCGTGCTCTCTCAGAGATCACGACCGCTGGCTACCGACCGAACCACAAACATGGCGTCGCGATCAACATCACGCCGCTTGCCGACCAGAATATCGTCCCGCGTACCGTCGAGGACGACGTCCTCTAA